The DNA segment CCGTGgtctctgccctgcctgtgtgTGTCTGACTGGAGTCAATACCATCAGATCCTCAAAATGTAAAGGAATTTAGGATTTTAAAGTAAGATTATAGCAGCAGCTTTTCatggtttaattattttatattggaGGCTGCTGAATGATGCGTTTGGTGAGCTGATTGCTTTTCAGAGAGCATTAAAAGATTTAGTTGCTCCCTGTTTCAAACATTTGGAAATTTTTGCACTGGGATTGAAGGGAGCTGTGGAGCAAATCATGTCTCTCCCCGGGTGCTGGCAGCTCACTTCCTTGGTAGCTTGGGCCGTGTGGAAGGAATTGTgacaaaatgtaattattttggatttaagCTTTGTTGTAACTTGGTCTGTGTTTTATCTCTCAGCTGTATAAAAGGCAATATGCGCTGGGTGTTGGGTTTTCTTAATCGTAAGTATTACTGGCAAGTATTAATACAGCAtcttccccctgctctgccagtggCACTTGGTGTCACAGGACACCCGCTGCCTGGGCTGGTCCCGGGCACACAGCTGTGGTGGGGAGCGAGCATCTCTGGGTGGACATCACTTCAGGTCCCAGTGTCCTTATTTACCTCAAGGCGTTAGCTGCAGCTCAGGGTAAAGTAGGTGCTATAACAGTAATACAGGCAACTTAGGTGCCATCGTGCCCTCCTTTCTTCGCCATACCGTTGTGTGGCTGTACTTGCTGGAGTTGCCATCCATCCCCCTCCGTGGTGGGGAAATATCCAAATATTGCATATCCCAAGAGCCAATGGTTCTGCTTACAATATTACAAATATCACATTAAAGGTATTCACAgagaaattatcttcttttgGATAGTATGGAGCAGGATTAAGCAGTCATAAAAATTTCCGTCCATCAGGGTACCTCTGGCTGCACCCCTCCCCAGGCCGTGCCAGCGGGCCTTGGCACAGCACACAGGGGGCTGCCTGTTGGGGCCGGCCTGAGGGAAGCTTGGTATCAGCTAGGAAGGACTGGCATCTACTGCACAGTTAAAAAATTGTCAGCATGGCTTTAAGTGCTATGGGTTCTGTTGCAGATGCCTTCTGTactgattacaaaaaaaaccacagtagCTTTCCCCTGAGGATCCACTGGGGAAGATCCTGGTTTTTTAGAGCCAGAGCTAAGCCTCGCCTGTGGCTGCTGCCGCCTGCTGCACCCCCGTGCCCCACGGGGACATCTGCCACACCGCGTGTGAAGATGAGAACAACCATCACCACCTACCTCTGTCTCCTCTTTACCAACGTCCCTGTTAGCAGGGCCCGGACCCTGCCCAGTGACAGCCGAATGCCCCCAAGCTGCCCCCCTGCTCCGCCGGGAGCCCCGtttgtgcagggctggggcaggtctGCTCAGGGCAGCCGGGAGAGCTCGGCTGGGCCATGGCAGCCGAGGCAGGCTGAGCAAAGCAGGGAGGCTTGCCAGGGGCCTCCAGAGGCAATCCCAGCTGGAAATGGATTTGGGTTTGATTTCATTTTCGTTCGGGTCCTCTTACCTAGGAGACACAGCCGTGCCCTAGGGGGCTTGTGTTTCTCACATGCAGACCATGGGCTGTGTCCACTTCTCTCTCGGGATCGTTTTATACCAATTGCactctcccctccccagagcATTCTCTCTGAAGTGGCAGCCATCTCACCAGTGCTTCCCTACGAAGCCTGTAAACCTTCAAAAGATTGATAGGTCCTTAAAATTTCAAGTTAAGGTGgtgtttctctgctttaaaatttaGGTTTCTGAGATGGTGGCTTTTTCTCACCCTCAGAGGTTTCCAAGGGTTGTCTGATTGGTGTGTAGAAGAAGCCCAAGTGTCTGGCaagccttttgaaaacaaaacaaaaaacgaGTTGTCTCTCTTTCCTTCAAAGGTAGCCCAAACACCAGAGCACGTTCTTTGAAGGGATGTCACACCATACTGCTCCCCACCGCACAGGTGTCCCAGCCACCCGTGTTGCAAGGTAAGGAAGACATTAAATCCTCAGTGCTGCAAAGCTATCTGACCTAGTTCTAGTTCTTTTGAATTCCAATGTTGGAACTTCGTTGAATCCTCCTTTAGGGTGGATTTCACTCACTAACCGTAATAAGAGGGATAAATCTaataatttctttgcctttgattatttttctgttgtgaaaaCAATGGTCCAGTATGTATTTAATAGTTCATCTATTTAATAGTTAATCTCATGACATTTCTCTGCATCTGGAGGAAAATACCCAGGACAATAATGCTGGCTAATAATATCAAACTGATGAGCAAAGAAATAGCACCCACGTTCTCAACTGATGATGTGGCAAAGATcaagaaattctgcaaaactCAAACTAAAGTAAGTTATAAATTGCACTAATACTGGCTAATGGATAATGAGATTCCATTCTAATGTTGGTAATGTGCAATGTAagtgtttgctgtttcttaaaTAGGATATCTTTGACCATTTAAGCAAGTCTTTAGCACCAAACGTTCATGGCCATGAGTATattaaaaaagccattttgtGTATGCTACTGCGGGGTAATGAGAAAGTTCTCAACAATGGGACAGACATTAAAGAAGACATCAATATCTTATTATTAGGTAAGAGCATGTAGAGTTAATAGTGCATTGATAAGTTATTTTATTATCCCCCCTCCTCATCATGCCAGTGTAGTTCTGTTATGCAATAttagcaggaaaataaaagccaacCCAGTACAAAGACTCATTTCGTCTTATACAAGAATGTTTGTTAGTGTCTTAGGatcaatttattttatccttGGGCACatttttacaattatttctgttttgtcccACACTTCCCTATTTACGTGACATCTGTTCTATGTTTCTAACTAGTGCCGACACAATGTGCAATCGAGTCTAATCCTGCACTGCTCATTCGGGCAAGACACCCACTGATTTCACGAATGGGCTTCAGTTTATCGCTTAAGTTGATGGAACTATTCTACTTCTGTCACTTGTAGGCACGGTGGCTGTTCAGTTGTGGCTTCATTTCTAAGTGCTTTCAGTACCCATAGTTAAGTTACCTTAGCCTGACAGTGCCAACCTGCTGCATAACAGGTCCTGGCAGAGGTGTCAGCTTCCTTACCTAAATCAAGCTCTTTGTTTCTCTACAGAGCTTCAACCAAATAGTTgataaattgcttttaaaatagattaaCCTAAAACAATAATCGTTTTCAAGTCTTTCTGTTTGAgtatgtcttttctttcctgaggaGGGCAACTTGCACACTTCCTTATTGGCAGTACTGAAACAAAACTTCATCCACACGCACTACTATGGCATTTTCACCATGTCGGTAGAGATGGGATCTGTTTTCCAACAACAACCCCTTGCCAAAAGCACTTCCCCAGCACCTGAATTACCTTCCTGTGTATCCGAATATAGTGCATGTGGAGACATGAAAATTCAAAACAGCTGTATAATGGCACTCAATGACATGTTAATGGATCTGCTGCACTTTGCAACCCAAAGGACTGTCTATTAAAGCTTTAATAAATCTAAAAGTTGGTCActtaataaaatgcaaaggtAGGTTGGACATAGGCATACTTCTTTGAAATTAGGAATGAGatcttaaattaaaagaaaaaaggatttattcTGGGAGGATTCTGAAGCAAGAACTCTAATAAGGAAAGTATAGTTCGAGCATTTCTGTCTGTTTTATTGATTTCTGAGGATGTCTAGTACCTACCTGTGTTGCAGTAATGTCTGGAGGGGTGTTAGGTATGTGTTAATAGCATAGCAATACCAGCTTTTCCTTAAGAAAAGAGGTATGGttcctttatatatatatatttatatatttttttatatatatatatatatatatatacacacacatttacacTCATGACCTTAGGAATGccagcttctgtttcttttctttccagtttgaGAATGAAATGAACAATTGCAATCCTTCTTATACACCAATACTGTTGGTGTAACCTTACAAGTGGCTAAAGCAATTTAGAAGCTAATCAGTGGTGCAAAATTTCCAAGCCTCGTGAGCATTCTAGAGgggaaatgctggaaaaaacaaactaaaattcTATAATGCAGAGGATTTCTTACCAGAGCCTATGAAATTTAAGGCCTGAGCACATGTCTCTGTAATGCTTTGCCTTCTTTCAGTTGCGTGAACCTGTGCTTTTGGAGATGCTGGTGGAGCATGGCAGGCTCCTGTACCTGGAATGACCAAAGGTGTTGATCTGATTTGCTTGTAATTTTCTCCCATTAATCTGAAGCTGGACATTACTCCTTATTACATTTATATGGAAACTATGTTTCTGAATAACATGTGAAATAAAAGGCTGcaagcttaagaaaaaaatgtagcaatGATGTGTCAAGGTACTTACAAGGTTTAGGTGAATGTTTTAAACTTTGGAAATTTTAATCTTCGTTActtgaaaagaggaaaaactttGACCTTCTCAATATCCATCTCAACATACTCATAACATACTTGCAACACTGTCAGAGACATCCTCCTCCTTTTACAGGGAAGTAGCTtagaaaatactgagaaaaaaatacttattatAAAGATCAAGAAGTAGGTTATAAAACCTGGCTGTAACTGCTGTTCAGCTGCCTGGCAAACTGTGGGTTTTGAGACCACAGCCCCAGGCTCCCCTGCAGTTAGCAGCATCAGGGTTGGCATCCCCTGACCCATCAGCAGGGACCCCTGGCTCTCCTGCTCCCACCATTTTCATTTAGTTATTGAGGTCTATCTGCCAACAGTGACAAAGCTGACAGCTGTGTGGGTTTGGGGACCAAGGGGGAAGAAGTGTCTTAGCAACGattgtggctgtgctggagcagcgcTGCGAGAGGTCCTGGGTTTGCTCTCACCAAGTGCCATGCTCCTGCTTGTGACTGCTGGACTGAACAGCACCGTCATCGGGGCACCAAAACATCAGACCAGCAAACAGGTACTGGTGGGTTGTCTTTTCTCAATCTGATTTGACAGCAGTTTACTCTGTGCTCTTACTTAAGCCTCCTGATATAACTGTCTTTCCAATAAATGGAGGGAACTGATTTCCCATTTCCCAGGAATATTTGGGCAGATAattgtaaaaatactttgtaagcGCAAGAACACTTATCTCATTCAAGTTCATTCCTGTCAGAGCTTGAAAGTATCAAGATTCCAGTGCACTGGAGCAACCTGCCCCTCACATTATCAGCAAATATTTAATGACTATCCCTAATGCCCAGCTCGGAGGTCAAGGCCTGCATCCTGCAGTCCCTGGATCTGAAGGAGGTGACCATGatgctcctcctgccctcatTTCTTTTGCACATCCATGGAGAGGAGTcagggctctggctgctgggacCCACAACTTTCCCACTTCCATAAAAGTTTTGTACTGCACGCCTGTGTATTTGCATGGGGTTGCTGTGTAAACATAACGAATTCTGAAGTTTAATGACAAATAAGCCCTGCCGCAGCTGGGACAAAGACCTTTAGCAAGGGTAATCCTGCTTATATGTGGCTCCATCTGAGATGATCCAAACGCTTAGGAGTGCACGGCTACGTCTTACACAGTGAATCTTGTGAGGGATGTgcaaaaaatattctgacttCACCAGCAGCTACttaaatttcaaatacttttagCGCATTTGTGACAAAAGCCAAAAGTGGTGGAGAAGGAGGGGTATTTACTGCACTCCTGTTTAATAAACTAAGGGAAGTCATGCACTCACAGATAGCGTACAAGTTATTTGGCACAAATTAATCATTCACATATGTGCTGAATAAAATAGTAGTAAAGAAAGGTCAGGACTTCTCTACTGTTTATTAGGCTGTTTGATATTTTACAGTACTCTAAAACCAGTGTGCAAAAGGCTTTGGCCCTacagctgaaaaatggaaaaaatgctctgctttctcctttaaGAGGTGAACTTCGTATTGCAAAATATTCCCTAAACAACTTCCACCACCAGCAGGGGGGTGCCAGGAAGGCAGTTGACAGCAGCTGTAACTGCTGATTAAGAAACTGATGCTCAGCCTTGCATTTCCAAAGATACCGAACTTTCCATCTTTTGAGCTCTAAAACCTTCCTGTTGTGCAACGAGTCCTGTGCGCCTGGCTGCACGCTTTGCACCCGTGTGTGCAGCAGCAAGCACCCGTGTACCTGAGCTCCTGCACTCCAGCCcgtggggttttttggtaacAGAGCCTTGAAATGGTCTTGATGCCATCTAATACCAAATGGAgatgtgttttgtatttgtggaatgaaaaaaaaataatattttttagcCCACCTAGTCCTGGTCCACCAGATCATtgagatgctgtgggaaacaaGTGAGAAAGTAAATGTTCAAGTAAGCTCAACCACAGCCAATACGAAAGTAAGCTGACACGCCTGCAAAGTGGTTTGTGAAATATGGGTATAAATCAAAGCAAGTGGAAGCCAAGATAACTTGCTATGAGGAAAGCAAGTGGCACCACCTAATCTAGGCACTCAGGCCTAATTGTGGcataaatgaaagcatttctaTGGCTTGGCTAGCACAAAAGGCAGTGTGGCTTGCTCATTTGAACTCCAGGGAGGAAAGGGGTAAATAACCTCTAGGGAAGAAAGGGTAAATAAACTTCtattcctcctttccccacgtttaatttcagaaagacCTTTGAGGTTGCTGAGACTGCATTCAAAATGGATGTATTTGTGCCTATTTGTATTTCTCAGAAATTCAAATTTGTTCCAGAGCTCAAGATTCATTCTTGGGGGGGGAGGTGGTTGCcagccagtgctctgcaggTCTTTCGTGGACTGGGGTGTAGTCAGTGGGGATGTTTGATGTCAACCAAGTTGCTATGCACTCCCACCGTGTGACTGTGTGGGGACCCAGCCAGGAAAGCCAGCATGGGGCAGAGCACCGGGACAGGGGCAGCCCCGCTTTTCCTGGCAAGGTAATTGGGTGTGGGATGGGGCTTCCCACCTAAGGGAGAAGGACAAAAGTTTATATCTGGTCTTCAGTGGCTGAGTGAAATAGAGCGTTGGTCTCCACCAGTTCCTCCAACAAATCGTCCAAGGCAAGAACCGCTCTTATTTATtgcccctggcagcagcctaCACAGGGATGAGCTCTCCATAGggacagcagagcaggcacCACAAGGCACCTAGCACCACTGGCTTTGTCCTCAGCAGAGGCCATGGAAGGGGTTATGCTTCTGAGTTTTTCTTCAATTTTCCAGCTTCCAGTGATGAAGTATGTTTTGTGTGACACTTGTGCCAGCGTAGCCCCTGCATCACCCCGGCAGCCAGTTTCCCACACGTCCCTGAGGGAGAGAGCTGCCCAAGGaggctctgcagtgctgtggcaggggcagctggaggTCTCATGATACTTGTAAGTGACAGACATGCTAAAGGAGCTAGCTAACAGAAAGGTAATGGAAATAGGTTTGAAAAGGACACAGGTAGCAGTGATTGATCTTACTGTGAGCTGGGAACctatgaaaagcaaagcaaacaggtGGGCTGCTAGGCAGGAGGAATAGTTCAGGCTTCATGTTGCAAAGGTGCATCTATGCTTCGGAGATAAGGTCTGCAGACTATGTGCAGTGGCCCATAGTAGGTATTCACTAtctcaatttaattttcttttttttcccttagagcttttttccccttaaggaaattcatattttcttaccccagtggcttttctttttccattcctcCCAATCACACACACTAAGGCTTAAGCACGATCATTATTCTTTTGGCCAAGGCAAACCTGCAGTTGTCCTGAGTGGCTGCAGAGGTTGTTCCTTAATCGGCTGAGATGATAGatactttcattttctgtttctctgcttacCTTTAGCTCACCCTGACAAATCTTTTCTGGTGACAAAGGCATGAAAGTAGCACCCAGAATGAAACCTGACTCTTCTAAGGAGCAACAGAGACTCCTACCAGAGTTAATAAGCAAAGTTTATTAAACAACTTAATAAGCTAGTATTTTATTAAGTTTACTAGTTACTTAATAAACTAAACTGAAGTTGCAATGCTATTTTATGTAATTTCCAATGCTCTGTTCTGAGCAGGCAAACATCATTTACCTGAGTGAAAGCTGCTTCCAAACCCAAGTGTCCACAACACGATGAggagcatgaagaaaaaaagcaatcacaGATGAAGAGGCAGACAGGCTACTGACAAGATTTGACTGGCTTTTTGTAGCATAGACTGCGTGGATGCAGatggtgttaaaaaaataataatcaaggGCAAATGCACATATGCAGAGCTCTAGCAGAACAAGATGGCTGGGTCTAGTTACCCATTAATAACTGCTAAGCAGAAGTGCTACCATTAAGTTAATCAAAATGTTCCATCAAATTGTTTAGAGGTAAGGTTCAAATCTGATAAAGAGCacacaatctttttttcccatgagtATTGCACTGGAAGAGCAATCATGTTTATGTATTGTAGGATTAAGCATTGCAGCCTTGGGAAACAATGaggtttgattttgttcttttaagttCCAGACATTCAAGTGAAGCTTCCTtgatgctattttatttttacagtaggTGAAGTCAAAGGCAGACATCAAGAATGGACAGTTTCATCTCAAGTGGAAGGAGTTTAGGAACTCGTgagcaaattaaaatgaaaactggaatGTAAACCTGTCTGCAACCTTTATGACACCAGTTATAGCGTACATGGTGTAGGTAATAAACTTTGACtggggatgggtgggtggggagagaaaaaaaaattccattaaaaaaacaggaaaaggtgACATTGGTGATAGTTTTTGAAGAAACTTAACATAAAGGAGACTGATACATTTGCACTctagaaaattattaatttggaAGTAGGAGGAAGGAGGAGTGATCTATCTAAATTGATATGgtcgttggggtttttttccccgtTTGTTCTGTTGATGCTCAGAAAGAGGAGAGGACAGGGAGAACAGCTACAGAGAATCTGTCTGCTGCAAAAAATTCATAATCTTCTTGCACAAAACAAATCATTAAAACTTGATGTTAGAGCTGTCTTTTGTAATAAATTATGATGTATGTAGTTGAAAGATGTGGGAAAATGAGATCACCATCTATTTAATTTAATAGCTTCATAACACAGAGCAAAGTACAGATATTTTGCCATTACTGCATCAAATACTACAAAAGTCTCTAAGCAACAACTCTACATTTGAGAAACAGcaactgaattttcagaaaaagaagcttATTTGGTGGTTATCTTCTTCTTTTGAGACATGACTATCTGTACTACTGGCACTGAAGATGATAGCTTGAAAATGCAGTCCAAGTAGACAGAAGAATTAAGAAACTATTTAAGAGAATCAAAGGTACGTTAACTGACATGTGGCATCTGTGTCTTAGCAAAAGCCCCTGAGCTCGAATAACAGTGGAAAATGAGagctgtgacaaaaaaaaaaaatatggagaaataCCACTTTATTCTGATCtgtgcctgaaaaaaatgacagctcatgcctcctgccctgcaccctggAACTGTGTCTGCCCAGTGTGAGTGGTACAAGACACCTGACATGCTTAGCTGCAGAAAGAGAGCTAGTGTCTAGGATCAGTcccttttttttgcatttagaCAATGCAGTGCCAGCCAGACTATTAAACATTATGATTCAGTTATTTGCTACTTGTGCAAAAGCTAGACCGAGTGAGCTGATCCGTGTGATGCAAATAGCAATGAAATTGGTCTAGTTTGCCTATATCAGGAATATGAAGCTGTGTATACTGTTTAGCATAGATATTAGGTAGCATGCCTAAAAGATTTTCTGCAATGCTGAGATTCCTGAAGAAAGACTGCTAAGTAGCTAGAAAAACAGcctaccttttctttttttttttttttttttactccaaaCCTGAGCCACTAACTTGAATATtggggttattttattttatttttaagctcaTGCTGTGACTCCTGATAGACTCAGCAGTGGGGAATGAGTCATGCACACAGCTCTAAATACAATGTGCACATACTCTGCTGGGTCCAGCTGTACAGCTAGTCCAAAGCCCAGAAAGGgaggagcagaaaagacaaCGTTCACTTAAACCTGGGTCTTTGCTAGGGGGGGGGAGGTCACCAGGTACCAGCAGAAACCCTTTGAATGGGGAACAGGAGCAGGGCAGTCGACCTGAGAAGTCAACATCCACAGCTCAAGCCCTTGTTCTGCACATTGTAGGAACCAAATAATAGGCTTTTTACACTAGTCCTGATCTGAAGAGAGTGGAATGCGCCTGACCAGGGGTGCAGGCAAAGCAAATCCTTGTTGCAAATTTTAAGCTGAATCACCACAGtgtgagaaggaagggaaagaaaagtggaaCTTGGTGCAGATTTAATGCTGGTGGCTTTTACTGTAATATTAATATCTCAGTTATTTCACACAGAGACATTTACATTAAAGATTTTTAGTAAACCTTTCTGTGAATAAATCTGCTTTAGGAAAGTAAACACCCAGGCTTCAACCCCACGTATGGCTCTTTGACTGACCAATGCAGTGTCTGATCTGTGATGAAATCTGTAAATGTGTCAAATGTATGTCTCCAAAATTAagctatttcattaaaaataatagatgCAGTCCTAATAACCATGTAGGAAAAGTCTTTGTAAAGCAGGGAAGTCAGCTCCAGAGGAAAACCGTAGGACCTGGGCTGGTGaattttcattactgttttcaCAAGAGATGACCATTACTGAGGCATTGCAACTCTAACCAGTTAAATTACAAATCCAAGTAAAGCATCTAGTCATAAAGAACAGCAGTCCAGTTGAAATGCTTCATTTCCTAAACCACATGTGTACTTTTAATCTCTCACCtcctttcttcacagaaaaataacatcacTGTAAGTCAGTTGTGCTacagctttttaagaaaaatgtattttttcaggaaCTTGAGCTAGTCATGTAACTTCTGTGATAGACAATAAAGGGCAATATTGAATCTGATGCTGGACTTcccaagtaattttttctgcattgcacattgaaaacaatgtatttttctcttgagtATTTTTAGGTCGGTTAATGACATTAATAAAACCTCAGTCTCTTTTGGCACTATGGAATCTGCTCACCACTGAAAAGTGAGTTGTTCATGCTCGCTGACCAGGAGATTCAGTTTTAAGTTGTACTCTTCACTGATTCATGTTTGAAATTAGTAAGTAGAAGCTTAAAGGTTTTCCCCATGGAATTTTACCGTTTCACGATATACCTTATGGAATTTGTATTTTGCACAATATATTGTAATAAATTGCTCGGTGTATTAAGCTGTCTTCTGATGAAAGCACGGGTATTTATGCCATTTCATGTAATCTGGAtttcaaaaaatataaacaatcTCTGCAGTCATAAATCTGGTAGTTCACATTTGAAATTATGAAATGCCTACTGTTTATAATGTTACGTATTTTAGCCAGAGTCGAATTTATGAACAGTCTCATTTGTGTCTTCTTAACTCCATGTAAATCTATGTGCATATCTTAATCCTCCAAATGCGCCTTCAATTATTTGCATGAAAACTGCTGATGAAGACATGTCAAAATAGGGAAGTTATTTTAAGACAGCTATAGTAGGGTATCTTCCTATCCAGGATGTTTGTTAGCTCTGACAAATCTTTGTTAATTTTGGCTGGCTGTTTCCATGAATCTTTGGGTTCCAACAAAAGCTAATAAAACCAGCTATGAATGCTTTAAATATAACTACACTTCAGAGAATATAAATCAGAGGAGGAGTAGATATGTAATGTTGGTACAGAAGCATACACATTTGTTGCTTTGTCCCATGCAGTAGTGTTCAGAGGAAGGCTAGTTCCCTCATCAAATTTCCATACATTTGAACTGCTCTGGCCCAGAGTTAGAACAAATTGCATGGCAAATGTTAAGATCATCAACATCCATTCCAGGGAATCAAAGTAGCTGCTGACCTTTAAACGTGAACATATTAACATACCAGTCAACAAACCATCTGGCGTGACCTGACATTTCTGTTACTGGCATTCCTGCCTCTTGCAGCTCccttccaaaacactgaaaatgtgatGATCTGTGCCCATGGTGACTGCCATCCCTCTCTGCAAAGTACCCTCAGGGAAGTATACATTGCTTCCTCTGGCCCTTTTATTTCCATGCACTACTCTCTTCTCCAAATCCCACTGAATTGTAGCCCAGCTTGTCAAGGGCGTTAAGAGAGCCACCAAATCTAGCACCCCTGGGatccttcctccccagccaaCATGCCCAGCCAGGAACGGTCCCAGGTGATCTGTACATCCCAGTCCCAAGGGTGCAGCATGAAACCTGTTTGCAGGTCTGGCCTGTAGCAAGGTTTAGTGTGTATCCAAGAGACACgcacacaggcacacagaggTCCCTAGtgcacaggctgctgcacacacagagctgtgcGGGTAGCACCACCCACCTATAACACtacccaaacacacacaagtgCAGACAGCCctgtcctcttcctcccctccagctgATCAGAAGGGAGGTTCTCTGGTGAAAACATGTGTCCTCATCATAAACTCAGCCACATTCACAGTCCCCTTGAATGTTAGCATGGCCTCTAAATGCGTTTCATGTCCACGGCTGGACCTGGGGTCCTTTAACTGGTATGCAAGTCACCTCCTACTTGCCAGATAGAGCACTGTGATGCTTGCTAGTGAAACAGATGCACACGCTCACAGACTCATTGCATAAGCATTCCCACAATCACAGATCCCTTGAATATTAGCATGAACTCTCAGTTTACCTAATATCCATGCCTGGAT comes from the Falco rusticolus isolate bFalRus1 chromosome 3, bFalRus1.pri, whole genome shotgun sequence genome and includes:
- the LOC119144124 gene encoding maternal DNA replication licensing factor mcm3-like — protein: MTFLCIWRKIPRTIMLANNIKLMSKEIAPTFSTDDVAKIKKFCKTQTKDIFDHLSKSLAPNVHGHEYIKKAILCMLLRGNEKVLNNGTDIKEDINILLLGQLAHFLIGSTETKLHPHALLWHFHHVGRDGICFPTTTPCQKHFPST